One region of Candidatus Bathyarchaeia archaeon genomic DNA includes:
- the rimI gene encoding ribosomal protein S18-alanine N-acetyltransferase, which produces MSSKAGSSSAYKLRKFREEDLEAVMAINRKCLPEHYTSSFFLDLHKSYPATFLVAEYDGKVVGYVLCRVESGLSEFKRFRFVKKGHLVSLAVMDEHREKGLGSRLLAAALEGMVRYGCRESFLEVRKSNTKAMNLYRKFGYEVTRCIPGYYLDGEDACLMSIILSAEKKQQLTNPRE; this is translated from the coding sequence ATGAGTTCTAAGGCTGGTTCTTCCTCTGCGTATAAGTTAAGGAAGTTCAGGGAGGAGGATCTAGAGGCTGTTATGGCTATAAATCGTAAATGCCTTCCAGAACATTATACATCTAGCTTCTTCCTCGACCTCCACAAGTCGTACCCTGCGACTTTCCTCGTGGCTGAATATGATGGAAAGGTAGTAGGCTATGTACTGTGCAGGGTTGAGTCTGGCCTATCGGAGTTTAAGAGGTTCAGGTTTGTGAAGAAAGGCCATCTTGTCTCCTTAGCCGTTATGGACGAACATAGAGAGAAGGGTCTAGGGAGTAGGTTACTTGCTGCAGCCTTGGAGGGAATGGTACGGTATGGGTGCCGTGAATCTTTCCTTGAAGTAAGGAAGAGCAACACTAAAGCTATGAATCTCTACAGAAAATTCGGCTATGAGGTTACTAGGTGCATACCTGGATACTACTTAGACGGGGAGGATGCTTGCCTGATGAGCATCATACTTTCAGCAGAGAAAAAACAGCAGCTGACCAATCCTCGAGAGTAG
- the larA gene encoding nickel-dependent lactate racemase: protein MVEVWLPYGKTEICLTISAENFLGTIEPQLKPAAPDPEAEIKYALENPKGSPRLREIVRSGGKVAVVVDSTTNMHLSQLMLSKVIDELKSGGISESAITIIFGQRSQPSPDRSSSLEVGDLGGLVKLAHDPNTAELVEVGVTSYKTRVVLNRAFAEADFKVLIGEIGLDPYAGYSGGRAGVLAVSGFKTIQHNRSLITDPNCKVGNLEKNPVHLDMVEAAKLAGVNFILNAVTDDAGKIVKAFAGGLEPAFLEGAKFLAETLGATVDSKSDIVVISPGGYPYDDSFYNAINSLENVLAIVRDGGVVVLAAECSNGHGNVSFYRWMTQFRSFEDAREAVRKSFTPELCAAYLLLRTLQKVRVVALSAMPEFMTTGVFKLKSVRCTDEALETAFRLAGRKAKVWVVPRGQFTLPRLRSAEPSQIAPG, encoded by the coding sequence ATGGTTGAGGTTTGGCTTCCTTATGGGAAGACGGAGATCTGTCTAACGATCTCCGCGGAGAATTTTCTGGGCACAATTGAGCCTCAACTCAAACCCGCTGCACCGGATCCTGAAGCGGAAATAAAATACGCCTTGGAGAATCCTAAGGGGAGTCCGAGGCTGCGAGAGATTGTAAGATCCGGAGGAAAGGTCGCAGTAGTCGTCGATTCAACAACTAATATGCATCTAAGCCAGCTAATGCTCTCAAAAGTTATTGACGAATTGAAGAGCGGCGGCATCTCAGAGTCGGCTATTACCATAATCTTCGGTCAAAGGTCACAACCTTCGCCGGATAGGTCTTCGAGTCTTGAAGTAGGCGATTTGGGTGGTTTAGTGAAGCTTGCCCACGACCCAAACACCGCAGAGCTTGTGGAAGTCGGCGTCACTAGTTACAAGACTCGCGTCGTATTAAACAGAGCGTTCGCGGAGGCTGACTTTAAGGTGTTGATCGGCGAGATTGGGCTTGATCCTTACGCTGGTTACAGTGGCGGTAGGGCAGGAGTTCTAGCCGTCAGCGGGTTTAAAACTATCCAACACAACCGAAGCCTCATAACTGATCCTAACTGCAAAGTTGGAAACCTAGAAAAGAACCCAGTCCATCTCGACATGGTAGAGGCAGCTAAATTGGCAGGTGTGAATTTTATACTTAACGCTGTAACCGACGACGCCGGTAAAATTGTGAAGGCGTTTGCAGGTGGATTGGAGCCAGCTTTCCTTGAGGGTGCAAAGTTTCTTGCCGAAACCCTTGGGGCTACAGTGGACTCAAAGTCAGACATAGTGGTAATCAGTCCAGGGGGCTACCCCTACGATGATAGCTTCTATAACGCGATCAATAGTTTAGAAAACGTACTGGCGATCGTGCGAGATGGTGGTGTAGTGGTGTTGGCTGCAGAGTGTTCTAATGGGCATGGGAACGTCAGCTTTTACAGGTGGATGACTCAGTTCAGATCATTTGAGGACGCTCGAGAGGCTGTGAGAAAGAGCTTTACCCCGGAACTCTGCGCCGCGTATCTTCTGCTAAGGACACTACAGAAAGTTAGGGTAGTCGCATTGTCAGCAATGCCAGAGTTTATGACTACCGGTGTCTTCAAACTCAAGAGCGTGAGGTGTACTGATGAGGCTCTAGAAACGGCTTTCAGGTTGGCGGGTAGGAAGGCTAAGGTCTGGGTTGTCCCTCGAGGGCAGTTCACTCTACCTAGATTGCGATCGGCAGAGCCATCGCAAATAGCCCCGGGATAA
- a CDS encoding phosphoribosyltransferase family protein: MNKTRIETAKSFSQLLWRTGTIKFGAFTLANGSLTPYYIDLKVIPSFPSAFREVIRIYINEAENVGTSNYEAIAGMPPTGLIFASVVAYELGKPAIYPRKEAVEWRGKRITGVIKPGERVLIIDDIITTGKSILETAEIVRAEGGVVEDAIVLLDREEDGVTSLSLNGIKLHAFTKVRDVAEALYELQEISEEQRDAILKQVRRQTQ, from the coding sequence GTGAATAAGACACGAATCGAGACGGCAAAGAGTTTCTCCCAACTCTTATGGCGGACAGGCACAATAAAATTCGGAGCCTTCACATTAGCCAACGGAAGTTTGACCCCATACTACATTGATCTCAAGGTGATCCCAAGCTTCCCCAGCGCGTTTAGAGAAGTCATTAGAATCTACATCAACGAAGCTGAGAATGTTGGCACCTCAAACTATGAGGCTATTGCGGGAATGCCTCCAACAGGTCTGATTTTCGCCTCGGTTGTAGCATACGAACTTGGTAAGCCGGCTATCTATCCTCGCAAGGAGGCGGTGGAATGGCGCGGTAAGAGGATCACGGGAGTCATAAAGCCCGGTGAGCGGGTATTGATTATCGACGACATAATCACTACCGGGAAGTCTATTCTTGAGACAGCTGAAATTGTGAGGGCTGAGGGTGGTGTAGTGGAGGATGCAATCGTCCTACTAGATAGAGAAGAGGATGGTGTCACAAGTCTCTCCCTTAATGGGATAAAGTTACATGCCTTCACCAAAGTGAGAGACGTGGCCGAGGCGCTCTATGAGCTACAAGAGATCTCTGAGGAGCAGAGGGATGCAATCCTTAAGCAGGTCCGGAGACAGACACAATAA
- a CDS encoding NUDIX hydrolase, with amino-acid sequence MSAWRTLDTRVIYSNQRFSVEEDRVELPNGNVTTFTVVKADLPTMNCIGVVPFLDNRRILLVKQYRYRYKFFSWEIPTGVVEAQETVEDAAQRELREETGYSAGKLTHLATYHPNMSVVQTAHLFIGEDLERCEPISAGCGESEFIVEVRGCDIDEALGMVLSGRIRDSLSMIGILCANLRLSTRK; translated from the coding sequence GTGTCAGCTTGGAGAACACTGGATACAAGGGTAATCTATAGTAACCAGAGATTCTCGGTCGAGGAAGATAGGGTTGAGTTGCCTAACGGGAATGTCACCACCTTCACAGTCGTAAAGGCAGATCTGCCGACTATGAACTGTATCGGAGTAGTCCCCTTCCTCGATAATAGGAGGATACTGTTAGTGAAGCAGTATAGGTATAGATACAAGTTCTTCAGCTGGGAAATACCTACGGGTGTGGTTGAAGCACAGGAAACCGTTGAAGATGCAGCTCAGAGGGAACTCCGGGAGGAGACAGGTTACTCTGCGGGGAAGCTAACGCATTTAGCTACATACCACCCGAACATGTCTGTTGTCCAGACAGCCCATCTATTCATCGGTGAAGACTTGGAAAGGTGTGAGCCCATCTCAGCCGGTTGTGGTGAGTCGGAGTTTATAGTTGAGGTTAGAGGATGTGACATCGATGAGGCACTAGGGATGGTGCTGTCAGGGCGCATTCGAGATAGTCTCTCCATGATAGGAATACTATGCGCCAATCTTAGGCTAAGTACGAGAAAGTAG
- a CDS encoding sulfide-dependent adenosine diphosphate thiazole synthase: MSYDKLRDVDESAITRFIVEKSAEDWVGIAETDVVVTGAGPSGLTAARFLAKKGLKVVVFEKKLSFGGGTGGGGMLFHKLVIQSPAEKILEGLGCRLTRVEDGIFLVDASEMIARLATGALDAGAKIILGVAVNDLVYRNNPLHVSGVVVQWSAVAMAGLHVDPLAVKAEAVIDCTGHDAEVLTIASRKIPELKLAVPGEKSMWASLAERVLVENTGEVCPGLYAAGMAVAALHQTPRMGPIFGGMLLSGRRVAELVAEKVRPKG; the protein is encoded by the coding sequence TTGTCCTACGATAAACTTAGAGATGTTGATGAGAGCGCAATCACACGTTTCATCGTTGAGAAGTCAGCTGAGGACTGGGTTGGCATAGCTGAGACCGACGTCGTCGTAACCGGAGCCGGTCCATCCGGCCTTACAGCTGCAAGATTCCTAGCCAAGAAAGGTTTGAAGGTGGTAGTCTTCGAAAAGAAGTTATCCTTTGGGGGCGGGACTGGGGGTGGCGGGATGCTCTTCCATAAGCTTGTCATCCAGTCGCCTGCTGAGAAGATACTGGAGGGACTCGGCTGCAGATTGACGCGGGTTGAGGACGGGATCTTCTTGGTAGATGCGTCGGAGATGATTGCGCGGCTGGCGACAGGTGCTCTTGACGCCGGGGCGAAGATAATCCTCGGAGTGGCGGTTAATGACTTAGTGTACAGAAATAATCCTTTACACGTATCTGGCGTCGTAGTTCAGTGGAGCGCCGTAGCTATGGCTGGTCTCCACGTAGACCCCCTCGCGGTGAAGGCTGAAGCGGTTATCGACTGTACAGGTCACGATGCTGAGGTTCTCACCATAGCCTCCCGTAAAATTCCTGAACTCAAACTGGCTGTTCCTGGGGAGAAGTCCATGTGGGCTTCCCTCGCTGAGCGTGTGCTGGTAGAAAATACTGGTGAAGTCTGCCCAGGGCTTTACGCCGCTGGAATGGCTGTAGCTGCCCTCCACCAGACCCCACGGATGGGACCCATTTTTGGGGGTATGCTACTCTCCGGGCGTAGGGTGGCTGAGCTCGTAGCCGAGAAGGTCAGACCTAAAGGATAA
- a CDS encoding ribbon-helix-helix domain-containing protein, with the protein MAGSEPVPVTLKLPKEIFEELQLRVPEGERSEFIREAIIEKLSRTPKPNPLLRLEERMRRLEEDLAGIKSTLASLELLSYNGKRVDPYAYCEDEKDRAIIELLLQKDGLTTPEVARGLEENRWLVLNRLKKIQERSIQKLGRPIVSFYASSRMGKKRAWWINRELVA; encoded by the coding sequence ATGGCCGGCTCGGAGCCTGTGCCAGTCACCCTGAAACTCCCTAAGGAAATCTTCGAGGAGCTACAGTTACGAGTCCCTGAAGGGGAGCGGAGCGAGTTTATCAGGGAAGCAATCATAGAGAAGCTCAGCCGAACCCCTAAGCCAAATCCACTTCTGAGGCTGGAGGAACGGATGAGACGGTTGGAGGAGGACTTAGCTGGAATCAAGTCAACTCTCGCCAGCCTAGAATTACTCAGCTACAATGGAAAGCGTGTAGACCCATACGCCTACTGTGAGGACGAGAAGGATAGGGCTATAATTGAGCTACTGCTCCAGAAGGATGGGCTGACGACGCCCGAGGTTGCGAGAGGGTTGGAAGAGAACCGCTGGCTGGTGCTAAATAGGTTGAAGAAGATACAAGAGAGGTCGATTCAGAAGCTTGGGAGACCCATTGTCAGCTTCTACGCGTCAAGTAGGATGGGGAAGAAAAGAGCTTGGTGGATAAACCGAGAACTAGTCGCGTAG
- a CDS encoding AAA family ATPase, translating into MPKVAVHRLPTGSVPIDRLLKGGLPKGGILLVYGEAGAGKTSLAIQCAVTAGRRGWATFFIDADGCLPAERLRQIAAGCLDEVAQLIYIFSPSNFYEQTALLETLDRLTAGRRGLLVVDSISRLYRLEITNLEQAVVLSKELNRQLAYITNTVKSCGIPALLTSHVRKVPADDLLDERVEPVAARALRYWATDIIHLKPSAAPNVKLALLEKYGGKVQLQPPFCYVRLTERGLEGIDS; encoded by the coding sequence ATGCCAAAGGTGGCAGTGCATAGGCTCCCTACTGGGAGTGTCCCTATAGACAGGCTGCTGAAGGGTGGTCTCCCAAAGGGTGGTATCCTGCTAGTCTATGGTGAGGCTGGGGCTGGTAAGACGAGTTTAGCTATTCAATGTGCAGTAACCGCTGGGAGGAGGGGTTGGGCGACTTTCTTCATAGATGCCGACGGATGCCTTCCAGCTGAAAGGTTGAGGCAAATAGCCGCCGGATGCCTGGATGAGGTGGCGCAGCTAATTTACATCTTCTCCCCGAGCAACTTCTATGAGCAGACAGCTCTGCTCGAGACCCTCGACCGTCTGACAGCAGGACGGAGGGGTCTCTTAGTCGTAGATTCCATCAGCAGACTTTACCGCTTAGAAATCACAAACCTAGAGCAGGCGGTAGTTTTGAGTAAGGAATTAAACAGGCAGCTCGCTTATATTACTAACACAGTCAAGAGCTGCGGTATACCTGCCCTCCTTACGAGTCATGTGCGCAAAGTACCCGCCGACGACCTACTCGACGAAAGAGTCGAACCGGTTGCAGCTAGGGCTCTTCGATACTGGGCAACTGATATCATACACTTGAAGCCTAGCGCAGCCCCCAACGTGAAGTTGGCTCTCTTGGAAAAGTATGGGGGTAAAGTTCAACTCCAGCCCCCATTCTGCTATGTGCGGCTCACTGAACGCGGCCTAGAGGGGATTGACTCCTAG
- the nifS gene encoding cysteine desulfurase NifS: MDHASTTPVDPEVIEAMLPYFASRFGNASSLHSFGREAHQALEDARRRVADLIGAKTEEIIFTSGGTEANNLAIKGIAYKNCNKVVRYPNGPHIITSQIEHPSVLETCRYLEGCGFKVRYLPVDREGVVDLQALEDSVGEGTILITIMHANNEIGTIQPIEEIGKIAKEKGVAFHTDATQSCGKVPIDVEGMQIDLLSISAHKMYGPKGVGALYARRGVALDPLIHGGGHERGMRSGTENIAGIVGMGKAAELAKDRFNSDVYRLAILRDRLINGILNNVEESYLNGHLTMRLPNNAHFRFTGIEGESLVLMLDVEGIAASTGSACSSKKLEPSHVLMAIGLNEVEAHGSLRLTLGRGNTQEDVEYVLERLPRVVARLREISPLWRRELDIDKWRRRMEVEGRRSKEVELK, encoded by the coding sequence ATGGATCACGCCTCTACAACCCCAGTCGACCCTGAAGTGATCGAGGCAATGTTACCATACTTTGCCAGTCGATTTGGGAACGCCTCAAGCCTACACTCTTTTGGCAGAGAGGCACATCAAGCTCTAGAGGATGCGAGGAGGAGAGTAGCCGACCTCATCGGTGCAAAGACGGAAGAGATAATCTTCACTTCTGGTGGAACTGAAGCGAACAACCTAGCAATCAAGGGCATCGCATACAAAAACTGTAATAAGGTGGTGCGATATCCCAACGGGCCTCATATAATTACCAGCCAGATAGAGCACCCCTCAGTCCTGGAGACCTGTAGATACTTAGAGGGCTGCGGCTTCAAGGTGAGATACCTTCCAGTGGATAGGGAGGGAGTCGTAGATCTCCAGGCACTTGAGGACTCGGTGGGGGAGGGTACAATCCTCATCACTATAATGCATGCCAACAATGAGATAGGAACTATTCAACCGATCGAAGAGATTGGGAAAATAGCCAAGGAGAAAGGTGTCGCCTTCCACACGGACGCAACTCAATCATGCGGCAAGGTGCCAATCGATGTCGAGGGAATGCAGATCGACCTACTCTCTATCTCCGCCCATAAGATGTATGGGCCGAAGGGAGTCGGCGCCCTTTATGCTAGGCGTGGTGTGGCCCTCGATCCTCTGATCCACGGTGGAGGGCATGAGCGCGGGATGAGATCTGGGACTGAGAACATTGCGGGAATAGTTGGCATGGGTAAGGCTGCAGAGCTAGCTAAGGACAGGTTTAACAGCGACGTTTACCGGTTAGCGATATTAAGGGATCGGCTGATAAATGGGATCCTCAACAATGTGGAGGAGTCCTATCTTAACGGTCACCTAACCATGAGGCTGCCGAACAACGCTCATTTCCGGTTTACAGGGATTGAAGGTGAGTCTTTGGTACTCATGTTAGACGTGGAAGGAATCGCAGCCTCCACGGGGTCAGCCTGTTCCTCTAAGAAACTTGAGCCCTCCCACGTCCTAATGGCAATAGGGCTGAATGAGGTTGAGGCACATGGCTCACTCAGACTTACACTTGGCAGGGGAAATACCCAAGAAGATGTGGAGTATGTACTTGAGAGACTGCCGAGGGTTGTTGCTAGGTTGAGAGAAATCTCACCGCTGTGGCGGCGAGAGCTTGACATAGATAAGTGGAGGAGGAGGATGGAGGTTGAGGGTCGGCGGAGTAAAGAAGTGGAGTTAAAGTGA
- a CDS encoding small multi-drug export protein, producing the protein MPDEHHTFSREKTAADQSSRVDLRPVTQEKTEEPLDALYDLLIVFALSVSPVSEVRGAIIYGTLAGIDPWVNFTISTAGNMFIAAVLWFSLGRLELFLRRKAEAGAERNSILGSFARWYCRHEERVSMRVRPYMRKYGVIGLAVFVAVPLPATGVWTANLAAFALGIREKAAFLSILIGALIASTVMLIISTPLGWLLT; encoded by the coding sequence TTGCCTGATGAGCATCATACTTTCAGCAGAGAAAAAACAGCAGCTGACCAATCCTCGAGAGTAGATTTACGCCCAGTAACACAGGAGAAAACCGAAGAACCCTTGGACGCTCTCTACGATTTATTGATAGTATTTGCTCTCTCAGTCTCACCGGTCTCGGAGGTTAGAGGTGCAATAATCTATGGGACACTTGCAGGCATCGACCCATGGGTTAACTTCACCATATCGACTGCAGGTAACATGTTCATAGCGGCGGTTCTCTGGTTCTCACTGGGTCGGCTTGAGCTATTTCTTAGGAGAAAGGCTGAGGCAGGGGCTGAACGGAACTCTATTCTCGGTAGTTTTGCAAGGTGGTATTGTCGCCATGAAGAGCGGGTTTCTATGAGAGTTCGACCCTACATGAGGAAGTATGGCGTTATAGGTTTAGCCGTATTTGTAGCAGTGCCTCTTCCAGCTACTGGAGTTTGGACTGCTAACCTTGCCGCCTTTGCGTTGGGCATAAGGGAGAAGGCAGCGTTTCTCTCGATATTGATCGGCGCGCTCATAGCGTCCACTGTGATGTTAATCATTTCCACCCCTTTAGGATGGCTACTGACCTGA
- the topA gene encoding DNA topoisomerase I has translation MGYTLIVAEKPDAARRIAEALGEGERFERRVEGGFPYFEVVRDDRRIVVVPASGHLYTVAQKIGGRNYYPVFTYRWVPKYMAERGASKTKGIINLITRLSEEADTFINAADYDVEGSLIGYTILKYACGGKEEVAKRMKFSTLTTEELRAAYDHLMPHLDLELVEAGRTRHEVDWLYGVNLSRALTLSASKVNKRHTTLSIGRVQGPTLKYIVKREAEIRSFVPTPYWEIESTATLGDRDYPLKFEEEKVWRKRDAEEIQRQCTGKTGVIMDVEEKTVQRSPPEPFDLGSLQREAYRFFGYSPRRTLDIAERLYLDALISYPRTSSQKLPPTINYRGILRDLSKNAAYAKKAEVLLAARELKPNEGKKEDAAHPAIYPTGKPPARELTGEETKLYDLIVKRFMATFGAPAVRLSQKVTIKLGNYNFFLNGRRILAEGWTAFYEPYVEAEEVVIPSLSVGQEVKLKSVKAIQRYTEPPARYNPASLLKEMEDNGIGTKATRAQIIDTLYERGYIYGERIVATELGFTVIDAIDKYCPEVTSAEMTRELEAKMDDIEKGVEDGVSVLVDSVDRLKSVLARLKLHEVYLGADLAEAIEAEALRKRTVGPCPDCRTGSLLILRSRRTGKRFIGCTNYFKGLCSRALPIPQRAKVTPTDKTCKTCGWPLLAIKWTGRRLFHSCINPECPAKSAERGEKGETVSRPSTQR, from the coding sequence GTGGGTTACACGCTGATCGTGGCAGAGAAGCCTGACGCGGCGAGAAGAATAGCTGAGGCTCTAGGCGAGGGGGAGAGGTTCGAGAGACGGGTAGAAGGAGGTTTTCCCTACTTCGAGGTGGTGAGAGATGATAGAAGAATTGTGGTTGTTCCTGCTTCAGGCCACCTTTACACAGTCGCTCAGAAGATTGGCGGGCGAAACTATTACCCAGTCTTTACATACAGGTGGGTTCCCAAGTATATGGCGGAAAGGGGAGCCTCAAAGACTAAAGGAATAATAAACCTAATCACGAGGTTGAGCGAAGAAGCTGACACTTTCATAAACGCCGCCGACTATGACGTGGAAGGAAGTTTGATAGGTTATACGATCTTGAAGTATGCATGTGGAGGGAAGGAAGAGGTGGCGAAGAGAATGAAGTTCTCCACTTTAACCACCGAGGAGCTACGGGCTGCCTACGACCATCTAATGCCCCACCTAGACCTCGAGCTGGTAGAGGCTGGGCGAACTAGACATGAGGTCGACTGGCTTTACGGGGTGAACCTCTCTAGGGCGTTGACCCTATCGGCCTCCAAGGTAAATAAAAGGCATACCACATTGAGTATCGGCAGGGTTCAGGGGCCGACTCTTAAGTATATAGTCAAGAGAGAGGCGGAAATTAGAAGTTTTGTTCCTACACCTTACTGGGAGATAGAGTCCACTGCTACTTTGGGGGATCGAGACTATCCTCTAAAGTTTGAGGAGGAGAAGGTTTGGAGGAAACGTGATGCCGAGGAGATCCAACGCCAGTGCACAGGTAAAACGGGAGTTATCATGGATGTGGAGGAAAAGACTGTTCAGAGATCTCCTCCAGAGCCTTTCGATCTTGGAAGCCTCCAGCGGGAGGCTTACCGCTTTTTCGGGTACTCCCCGAGGAGAACCCTTGACATAGCCGAGAGGCTCTACCTAGATGCTCTAATATCATACCCCAGAACATCCAGCCAGAAACTGCCCCCAACTATAAACTATCGTGGAATTCTCAGAGACCTCTCAAAGAACGCCGCGTATGCGAAGAAGGCCGAAGTCTTGCTGGCGGCACGGGAGTTGAAGCCCAACGAAGGTAAGAAGGAGGATGCAGCCCACCCGGCAATATATCCAACTGGTAAGCCGCCAGCGAGAGAGCTAACCGGTGAAGAGACAAAACTATATGACCTCATAGTGAAACGCTTCATGGCTACTTTTGGCGCCCCAGCTGTAAGACTCAGCCAGAAGGTGACCATAAAATTAGGGAACTACAACTTCTTCCTCAACGGTAGGCGTATCTTGGCGGAAGGATGGACTGCCTTCTATGAACCTTATGTTGAAGCTGAAGAAGTAGTAATCCCGTCTTTAAGTGTCGGGCAGGAGGTCAAGTTGAAGAGCGTAAAGGCTATACAACGTTATACCGAACCTCCTGCGCGTTATAACCCTGCAAGCCTTTTGAAGGAGATGGAAGATAATGGAATCGGAACTAAGGCTACTAGAGCTCAGATCATCGACACCCTCTACGAAAGGGGGTATATCTATGGGGAGAGAATTGTGGCAACCGAGCTTGGCTTCACAGTCATAGATGCGATAGATAAATACTGCCCAGAGGTAACCTCTGCGGAGATGACCCGCGAACTCGAGGCTAAGATGGATGACATTGAAAAAGGGGTCGAGGACGGCGTGAGTGTGCTTGTAGACTCTGTGGATAGATTAAAGTCAGTCCTTGCAAGACTAAAACTCCACGAAGTGTACTTAGGGGCTGACCTTGCCGAGGCGATAGAAGCTGAAGCTCTTAGAAAAAGAACCGTTGGGCCTTGCCCTGACTGCAGGACTGGGAGCCTGCTCATTTTAAGGTCGAGGAGAACCGGTAAGAGGTTCATTGGATGTACAAATTACTTCAAAGGTCTCTGTAGTAGGGCTCTCCCGATACCTCAGAGAGCTAAGGTAACACCAACTGATAAAACCTGCAAAACCTGTGGGTGGCCTCTACTCGCTATTAAATGGACTGGCCGCCGTCTCTTCCACAGCTGCATAAACCCTGAATGCCCCGCCAAGTCAGCTGAGCGGGGCGAAAAAGGCGAAACAGTAAGCCGACCGAGCACCCAAAGGTAA
- the nifU gene encoding Fe-S cluster assembly scaffold protein NifU, which yields MYSEKVMDHLRNPRNMGEIPDADGVGTVGNPICGDLMTIYIKVKDGRLDDVKFKTFGCGAAIATSSMITEMAKGKSIEEGLKITREDVAEALDGLPPIKIHCSNLAAEGLHAAIRDYLQKKKT from the coding sequence ATGTACAGTGAGAAGGTTATGGATCACCTCCGCAACCCTAGGAATATGGGTGAGATCCCAGATGCGGACGGCGTTGGAACCGTTGGGAACCCTATTTGCGGAGACCTCATGACCATCTACATAAAGGTTAAGGATGGACGACTGGATGATGTGAAGTTCAAGACGTTTGGCTGTGGAGCTGCGATAGCTACTAGCAGCATGATTACGGAGATGGCTAAAGGGAAAAGCATAGAAGAAGGCCTGAAGATTACGAGGGAAGACGTAGCTGAGGCACTCGACGGGCTCCCACCCATCAAGATACACTGCTCCAATTTAGCTGCTGAGGGACTTCATGCCGCCATAAGAGACTATCTCCAGAAAAAGAAGACATAA
- a CDS encoding NAD-dependent epimerase/dehydratase family protein — MDVLVTGGAGFIGSNLVERLIVEGHNVTVLDNLSTGSLSNLEAFRGEVRFTQDSCLNIGEAAPRGVGAVFHLGMPSSSPMYKANPSLVGETVSEAVAVFEYARRHNVGKVVVASSSSLYSGQPPPHHESQPIKVSDYYTETRLTVERLAELYSKLHRLNIVVLRFFSVYGPREEAKGKYANIISQFIWALQKGEMPLIYGNGTQTRDFIHVRDVVEACMLALNYRGSFDIFNVGTGKAYTFNHVVELLNGKMNLNVKPEYVIPNPIGNYVEHTLADTRKAEKKLGFKAEISLEEGIDELLRFYSTQK, encoded by the coding sequence ATGGATGTTCTAGTTACTGGTGGCGCCGGGTTTATAGGTTCAAACCTGGTTGAACGGTTGATTGTGGAGGGACACAACGTTACTGTTCTAGACAACCTGAGCACTGGAAGCCTGTCCAACCTTGAGGCTTTTCGAGGCGAGGTCAGGTTCACTCAGGACTCATGCCTGAACATAGGTGAGGCTGCGCCTAGAGGCGTGGGGGCGGTTTTCCATCTTGGTATGCCCTCCTCGTCGCCCATGTATAAGGCGAACCCAAGCCTTGTAGGTGAGACTGTGAGTGAAGCCGTAGCCGTATTCGAGTATGCTAGGCGACATAACGTGGGAAAGGTGGTGGTGGCAAGCTCCTCAAGCCTGTACAGTGGGCAACCTCCACCTCACCACGAAAGCCAACCCATCAAGGTCTCAGACTACTACACTGAGACACGTTTAACCGTCGAGAGACTGGCTGAACTGTACAGTAAACTTCACAGGCTAAACATAGTCGTATTACGGTTTTTCTCAGTATATGGGCCCCGAGAGGAAGCTAAAGGCAAATATGCGAACATCATAAGCCAGTTCATTTGGGCCCTCCAAAAGGGTGAGATGCCTCTAATATACGGCAATGGGACACAGACCCGCGACTTCATCCATGTCAGAGACGTGGTGGAGGCGTGCATGTTAGCTTTGAACTATAGGGGAAGCTTCGACATATTCAATGTGGGAACCGGTAAAGCCTACACATTTAACCATGTGGTTGAACTTTTGAACGGGAAGATGAACCTCAACGTTAAGCCTGAATATGTTATCCCGAATCCTATAGGGAACTATGTGGAACACACCCTAGCCGACACGAGGAAGGCAGAAAAGAAACTAGGCTTCAAAGCCGAAATCAGCCTAGAAGAAGGCATAGATGAACTTCTAAGATTCTACTCTACTCAAAAATGA